AAGTGAAACGTATTTATACTAACGAACCTACATTAGGCGAAGTATTTATTAAAGTGACTGGAAAGGAGCTTGTTTAAGATGAAGATGAATAGAGTAATGGCAATTGCAGAAAAAGATTTCAAAGAATTTATGAGAAATATGATGTTACTTACAATGCCGATATTACCAATTGCAATGGCATTTCTATTTACAGCTACTCCATTACCTGAAAGTGAAAAAATGGATATGGTACTTTCGGTACTTGCAATGAGTTTTGTTGCAGTGTTAACAGGGGCATTAATGACGATGATTGCTGAAGAAAAAGAGAAACACACATTGAGAGGTTTAATAAACTCTCCCGCATCAATGATGGAAGTATTTTTTGGAAAGAGTCTTGTAGTAACAATTATATTATTAGTGACAATTTCAGCAGTGTTGTTTATATTTAAAATTAATATATTTACGAATATATGGATGGTTGTTGGATTTATATTATTATATATATTCTATTTATTGCTCGGTTCACTAATTGGTTTGCACGTAAAATCAGTATCTGAAACAAGCCTATATTTCGTCCCTGTTCTATTTATCTTTGGAATGAATACAACAATCGCTAATATTGGCATTAAGAAAGATAACATCCTTATTAAATTAAATGAATACATGCCGATGATGCAGTATTCCAAGTTAGAACAATCAGGAGACATCATCCATCTTGTTGTTATTGCTGCATGGCTAATCATAACTTTAATTTGTACTTATCTGCTATACAGAAAAAATTCAATTGATTAAAAAAACAATACTTATAACATGCATCTATTAACAACCATAACGATGAAATAGCAAAAATATAGATATTAGGTTAGAAAACTATAAATTAATAAATTTATTTAAAAATTATTTAATTTCAAAAAATATATATCAATATATCAAAATATAAAAATTATGAGATGGATTCTTCACTACGAAGAATCCATCTTTTTGTTAACAATATTTAACCTTCCTAAAAATATATTGAATGTAAAATAAAATTTAATTATGTTGTGGTAAATATATTTCAATAATAAATTTAATGAAAAATCATAAAAGTGGACATTTAAAAATGAAAATGTCACTTTTTAATTTAGCGCGTTAAAGCTATTATAAAAAAGTACAAGTTGTCGAAGTTTTCAACAAGTTGTCGAATCAAAAGGGAGGAATTATCAAACAATGAAAAATAATACTTTGTTTTCAATTGTTTTAAAAGTTGCTATAGCATTGTTGTTATTTACAACGACGCTCAATCCGTATCTCGGTGGAAAAGCAAAAGCTGCAACAGAAGGAGATATTGTTAATATTAGCAGCATTTCTGGACCAACATTTCAAAATCAGAATGGAACAATATTAGCATTAAGTGGAGCTAATCTTTTTAATCCTGAATTTTATGGCCCAATGGGGGTAAGTTTTGGACCTGCAACAGGATTTATTAGTGATTCAGTTGCAAATATTATGTACTGTATAGAACCATTAGTTCATGAAAATGGTGCAAATACAGGTTTGATTACAAACCAATCAGCGTACGGACAATATTCTGATACACAAAAAGAGTACATTAGACTAGCTTTGAATTATGGATTTTATTCAGAAAATAAGCAATTTAGTACTTATGAAGAAGAATATCAATTTGCAGTAACACAAGCTGTAATATGGGCAATTACAACAGGTAACTTTGAAAATCCGACAGCTTTTAGAAATTATGTTTTTGGATACGATGGTGTAATGACAAACGATCCAGCATATTCAAGTAAAGTTAGTACATCAATTGGTTCTGAATATCTAAGAGTATCAGGTGTTTTAGATGCTGTTACGAAAACTGACGCTGGAGCAACAGATCATTTTGAACGTATTTATGCTTATGCAGAAAATTTACGTAATGATATTTTAAGTCATTCTACACAACCAAGTTTTATTGGTACAGATAATGAAATGACTTATGATCCTGCAACAAAGCAATATACAGTGACCTTGACAGATACTAATAATGTGATAGGTAACTATGATATCACTTACCCAACCGGTGTAACTGGTACTATAAGTGGAAACCAACTTACTATCACGTCAGATCAACCAATTGATATGACAAAAATTTCAATGACTTTAAATATTTCAGATACTAGTTCTTTCGATAGTAGTGTACCGTTCGTAGATGGAAGTTTATTTGTAGCAGCAGAAAGTGATGGACAAGACCAAGCTTATGTAAATAAAGCTGAACCAAAAGAATATACATTTAATGTATTTGCTACAGCAACTACGCCAACGACAGAAGCACCAACAACAGAAGCTCCGACAACAGAAGCACCAACAACAGAAGCTCCGACAACGGAAGCACCAACAACAGAAGCACCAACAACAGAAGTACCAACGACAGAAGCACCAACAACAGAAGTACCAACAACAGAAGCACCAACAACAGAAGTACCAACAACAGAAGCACCAACAACAGAAGCTCCGACAACGGAAGCACCAACAACAGAAGCACCAACAACAGAAGCACCAACGACAGAAGCACCAACAACAGAAGCTCCGACAACGGAAGCACCAACAACAGAAGCACCAACAACAGAAGCACCAACAACAGAAGCACCAACAACAGAAGAGCCAACGACAGAAGCACCAACAACAGAAGAGCCAACGACAGAAGCACCAACAACAGAAGAGCCAACGACAGAAGCACCAACAACAGAAGCTCCGACAACAGAAGAGCCAACAACAGAAGCACCAACGACAGAAGCTCCGACAACAGAAGAGCCAACGACAGAAGTACCAACGACAGAAGAGCCAACGACAGAAGTACCAACGACAGAAGAGCCAACAACAGAAGAGCCAACGACAGAAGAGCCAACGACAGAAGCACCATGTGTGAAAATTGGAGACTACGTATGGAACGATGAGAACCGTAACGGAATCCAGGACGAAGGCGAACAACCAATCGCTGGCGTAACAGTAACACTTGAAGACGAAAATGGTAAAGTGATCGCAACAACGACAACAGATGAGAATGGCTACTACGCATTTGAATGTGTAGAACCAGGAAAATATGTTGTAAACTTCGAGACACCAGAAGGAATGACACCAACAGTTAAAAACGAAGGCGATAACGATGGTAAAGATTCAGACGGAACAAGAGTACCAGTAACAGTAGGAGAAGAAGACGACTTAACAATCGACTCAGGTTTCTACGAAACACCAGACTTAGGTAACTACGTATGGGTGGATGCTGATAAAGATGGACA
Above is a window of Macrococcoides canis DNA encoding:
- a CDS encoding ABC-2 transporter permease, translated to MKMNRVMAIAEKDFKEFMRNMMLLTMPILPIAMAFLFTATPLPESEKMDMVLSVLAMSFVAVLTGALMTMIAEEKEKHTLRGLINSPASMMEVFFGKSLVVTIILLVTISAVLFIFKINIFTNIWMVVGFILLYIFYLLLGSLIGLHVKSVSETSLYFVPVLFIFGMNTTIANIGIKKDNILIKLNEYMPMMQYSKLEQSGDIIHLVVIAAWLIITLICTYLLYRKNSID
- a CDS encoding SdrD B-like domain-containing protein gives rise to the protein MKNNTLFSIVLKVAIALLLFTTTLNPYLGGKAKAATEGDIVNISSISGPTFQNQNGTILALSGANLFNPEFYGPMGVSFGPATGFISDSVANIMYCIEPLVHENGANTGLITNQSAYGQYSDTQKEYIRLALNYGFYSENKQFSTYEEEYQFAVTQAVIWAITTGNFENPTAFRNYVFGYDGVMTNDPAYSSKVSTSIGSEYLRVSGVLDAVTKTDAGATDHFERIYAYAENLRNDILSHSTQPSFIGTDNEMTYDPATKQYTVTLTDTNNVIGNYDITYPTGVTGTISGNQLTITSDQPIDMTKISMTLNISDTSSFDSSVPFVDGSLFVAAESDGQDQAYVNKAEPKEYTFNVFATATTPTTEAPTTEAPTTEAPTTEAPTTEAPTTEAPTTEVPTTEAPTTEVPTTEAPTTEVPTTEAPTTEAPTTEAPTTEAPTTEAPTTEAPTTEAPTTEAPTTEAPTTEAPTTEAPTTEEPTTEAPTTEEPTTEAPTTEEPTTEAPTTEAPTTEEPTTEAPTTEAPTTEEPTTEVPTTEEPTTEVPTTEEPTTEEPTTEEPTTEAPCVKIGDYVWNDENRNGIQDEGEQPIAGVTVTLEDENGKVIATTTTDENGYYAFECVEPGKYVVNFETPEGMTPTVKNEGDNDGKDSDGTRVPVTVGEEDDLTIDSGFYETPDLGNYVWVDADKDGQQDENEEPVSGVTVTLKDDTGKVIATTTTDETGHYIFEDLEDGTYTVEFTVPEGYEVTPVTSNEENVDGNSNKAVTPATIDGEDNMTIDLGLVVSEKPCVKIGDYVWNDENRNGIQDKGEQPIAGVTVTLEDENGKVIETTTTDENGYYVFECVEPGKYVVNFETPEGMTPTVKNEGDNDGKDSDGTRVPVTVGEKDDLTIDSGFYTPEKPCVKIGDYVWNDENRNGIQDKGEQPIAGVTVTLEDENGKVIATTTTDENGYYVFECVEPGKYVVNFETPEGMTPTVKNEGDNDGKDSDGTRVSVTVGEKDDLTIDSGFYTPKKNEVPGTPVPGKTPKTPEQPETPKANESKENVTKETPKQESNKTVVTPAQEQEAAPTSTPQAEPSKNTGGFLPLTGEALNDNIILIGSLLLIGFLFLIFGVKRRRNQ